The DNA region ATTCCATGCTTGAAGTTTATCGTATCCGACGGCCCTTCTCCCAGGGTGCCTCGCGACCCACGGCCTCCCCGCCTCAAGCGCATATGGGCGACCCCACCGGAAATGGCGGCCGTTTCCAATACGGTTCACATCGCGCTTGACGGCGGAACAGCCCCGGCACCGGAAAAGGAGGGGGAGGCAAAATCCTCTGGACTTAACGGCGGGCAAGGATTAAATTACTGGTGGTATTTTTTTGCCCGCGCCCCGGCGGCAGCGGCAGGGAGGGGTCCGGAGCAGCACAGAAGGAGCCATGGGAAGGACGAGCGGCCTGCTGTACAGGATCAGGGGAGGTGTACATCCGCCCTCCTCCAAGGACCTGACGGCGGAGAAGCAGATCCGGAGGATTGAGGCTCCCGCCACCGTCACCATCCCCATGCGCCAGCATATCGGCGCTCCCTGCACGCCGAGGGTCAAGAAGGGGGACGAGGTCCTGGTGGGCACGGTCATAGGCGACTCCGAGGCCTTCGTCTCCGCCCCCATACACTCCAGCGTCTCGGGAAAGGTGGTCCAGGTGGCCCCCCAACCCCACCCCGCGGGCGGCGAGGTGCTGGCGGCGATCATCGAGAACGACGGCGAGTACCGCCGCGACCCCTCGCTCGCTCCGCCCAGCCCCTGGGAGGACATGCAGCCGGAGGAGATACGCAAAGAGGTGCGGTCGGCGGGCATGGTGGGCCTGGGCGGCGCCGCCTTCCCCACCCATGTGAAGCTTAGCCCCCCGCGGGAATACCCTATCGATACCGTGATCCTGAACGGAGCGGAATGCGAGCCCTTCCTGACCTCGGACTACCGCCTTCTCCTGGAGGAGCCGGACGCGGTACTGGAGGGCATGCGCATCATCATGCGGGCGGTGGGCGCCCGCAGGGGGATAGTGGCCGTCGAGGACAACAAGCCCAAGGCCATCAAGGCCATGGAGACATGCGTAAGAGGGTCGGGCATAGAGGTGGCTTCCCTGCGCACCCGCTACCCACAGGGAGCGGAGAAGGTGCTCATCGCCAACCTGCTGCACAGGGAAGTGCCCTCGGGCGGTCTCCCCATGCACGTGGGGGTGGTGGTGAACAACGTAGGCACCGCGTATGCCATAGCGCGCCGGTTCTCGGAGGGGATGCCCCTGGTGGAGAGGGTGGTCACGGTCACCGGATCGGTGGTGCGCGAGCCCTCCAACCTCATGGTCCCGCTGGGGACCGGTTTCTCCCATGCCGTGGAGGCATGCGGTGGGTTCACCGAGCCGCCCGCCAAGGTGATCATGGGCGGGCCCATGATGGGGCTGGCGCAGTATACCCTGGAGGTGCCGGTGGTGAAGGGCACCTCGGGCATCCTAGCCCTCTCCTGGAAGGAGGCGCGGTACAGCGAGCCCGCCGAGCCGGTCTGCATAAGGTGCGGGCGCTGCGTGGACGTCTGTCCCATGGGGCTCATCCCCACCTATCTGGGCACCTACGCCCATAACGAGAAATGGGACCTCCTGCAGAGGCTCCATATAGAGGACTGCATAGAGTGTGGCTGCTGCACCTATACCTGTCCCACCAAGAACCCCCTGGTCCAGCTGATCAAGACCGGTAAGGCGGAGCTCGCGCGACGCAGGCAGCACGCGGAAAGGCGCGAGTCCGAAAACCGCGCCGCGGCAGAAAAGAGCGAGGGGGCGGGGAAGGATGGATGAGGGGAAGCTCATCATCTCCACCTCTCCCCATGTGAGGGACCCCATCAACACCCGCCGCATCATGTGCCACGTCATCGCGGCCCTGGCGCCGGTGACCGTATACGCTTTGGTGATCCACGGGCTTTCCGCCCTCTGGGTGCTGCTGGCCTCCATCGCGGGCGCCATGTTGGGAGACTTCTCCATGCAGAAGGGCAGGCGGCTGCCCGTGACCCTGGATGACTGTTCCGCCCTCTTGACCGGCCTTCTCCTCGCCCTTACCATGCCGCCCAAGCTGCCCTGGTGGGTGGCCGGCGTGGCGGGGCTGGCGGCCACCGTGCTCGGCAAGCAGATGTTCGGCGGGCTGGGGCACAACATCTTCAATCCCGCCCTGGTGGGACGCGCGGTGGCCTTCGTCTCCTGGCCCGGGTACTTCGCGGCCGGGTACGCCAAATCCGCCGCCATCGGCATCGCCAATACCGCCGCCCACAAGACCATCCAGGCCGCCGTGGACGTGGCCAGCGGGGCCAGCCCTCTGGCGGCCATGAAGATCGTCTACGACCCGTCGACCAGCCCCATCGGGCCGGGCGGGGTCCCTCGAGGCATCGTCGCCAGCACCTACTACAAGCCGCTGCTCCTGGCCAATCCCTGGGGGTGCATAGGCGAGGTGTCGGCTCTGCTGCTCATCCTGGGCGGCATCTACCTCGTGGCCACCCGGGTCATAGGATGGAGGATAACCGTGTTCTACGTGGGCACGGTGGCCGCGCTCACCGCCATTACCGGGCGCGATCCCCTTTTCTACATTCTGGCGGGAGGCCTGCTCATCGGGGCCGTGTTCATGGCCACGGACTACACCACCAGTCCCCTGGCGCGGCGGGGAAAGATCGTCTACGGCATCGGCCTGGGAGTGGTCACCTGGCTGCTGCGCTTCTGGTCCAACAACCCGGAGGGCGTGATGTTCGCCATCCTGTTCATGAACGCCCTGGTGCCCCTCATCGACCGCTACATCATGCCCCGCCGTTACGGCAGGGTAAAGGAGGCGGAGGAGGCGGTGAGAACATGACCAGGACCATCCTCAACCTGGGCTTGCGGCTGCTGGTCGTCTGCCTGGTGGCGGCGGTGGGCCTGGGCCTCACCTACACGCTGGTGAAGAACAGGATCGAGGAACAGGACCGCAAGCGCCGCGCCGAGGCGGCGGAGGCCGTGCTATCCGCCATCGAAGCCCGGCCCCAGGAGGACCTGGAGCTGACGGCCTCCCTGCAGGAAAGATTCGCCGACCTCATCGGGGTCTTCGAGGGCCTTGACGCGTCGGGAGACGTCATCGGCTACGCCTTCGTGCTCAAGAGCAAGGGCTATAACTTCATCACCATGGCCGTGGGGGTGGACGCCGAGGGCAAGGTGACGGGCATCGATATCGTGACCAACGAGGAGACGCCCGGGCTGGGCGCGGTGGCGGCCGAGAAGCCCGAGTTCCTGGGCCAGTTCAAGGGCAAGGGGCCGGAAAAGCTCACCCTCAAGGTGGACGTGGACGCGGTGAGCAGCGCCACCTACACCTCCCGCGGCATCACCAACGGGGTGAACATGGCCCTTGAGGTCTGGAAACATCTGAGCAATAAGGGCGATTAGGAGACGGGCGCATGGAAAAGGAGAGGACCCTCTGGGGAGAGTTCATAAAGGGCTTCATAACCACCAACCCCCTGCTGGTGCTCATGGTGGGCCTCTGTTCCTCCCTGGCCATCTCCACCCGGGTGGAGAGCTGCATCTTCATGGGTATGGCGGTCATCTTCGTGCTCACCTGCTCCAACATCATCATCTCCCTCATACGCAACTTAATCCCCGACCAGATCCGCATCCCCATTTTCATCGTGGTCATCGCCTCCTTCGTCACCATCGTGGATCTCACCCTGAAGACCATCCCCGCGGTCTACGAACGCCTGGGGGTCTGGATACCCCTCATCGTAGTCAACTGCATCATCCTGGCGCGCGCGGAGGGCTATGCCTCCAGCGCCAAGGTCTCGCACGCCATGATGGACGGCCTGGGCATCGGCCTGGGATACACCTGCGTGCTGCTGATCATGAGCGTCGTCCGCGAGCTCTTCGGCACCGGCAAGATCGTGATGTTCGAGCACACCATCATCAGCCTGGGGACGAACAAGATGCCGGCCATACTCATCCTCTTCCCCGGCGCCTTCATAACCTTCGCCCTGCTCTCCGCCCTGCTGCAGTGGTACCAGCAGCGCCGCAAGCCCGAGATCGAGGGGGGATGACGGGATGCACGAGGCCTGGCGTTTTTTCCTGCTCTTCTTCGGCGCCGCCATCGTCGCCAACATCCTGCTCATCCGCTTCATCGCCCTCTGCCCCTTCTTCGGGGTCTCCAACAGCCTGGAGACCTCCCTGGGCATGAGCATCTCCGTGATCTTCGTCATGGTCATGGCCACCTCGGTGAGCTGGCTGGCATGGAACTACGTCCTGGATCCCCTGGAGGTAGGACAGTTCCTTTACATCCCCACCTTCATCCTGGTCATCGCCAGCCTGGTGCAGTTCGTGGAGATGGTGATCAAGAAGACCAGTCCTCCCTTATATCGTGCCATGGGCATCTATCTTCCCCTCATCACCACCAACTGCGCCGTTCTCGCCGCGGCTACGGAGAGCGTGAAGCCCGGCTTCTTCACCAAGCTGAACATCGCCTACAGCTACGGTTTCGTGGAGGCGGTGATCTATACCCTCGGGGTGGCGGTGGGCTTCTCCGTCGTGCTCGTCATCTTCGCCGCCATGCGCGAGCGCATAGACCTGGCGCCGGTGCCCAAGTTCTTCCGCGGCGTGCCCATAGCCTTTATCGCCGCGGCCCTGTTCTCGCTGGCCTTCATGGGCTTCGCGGGCATGTTCGGACTGTGAGGAGAGCGGCATGGACTGGTCCCTGATCTGGAAGGCGGCCATAGCCCTGTCGGGCTTCGGGGCTCTGCTGGGGGCAGTGCTGGCCGTGGCCTCGAAGCGCTTCCACGTGGAGATAGATCCCAGGGTCCAGGAAGTGCTGGATGCCATGCCCGGGTCCAACTGCGGCGCCTGCGGGCTTCCCGGCTGCGAGGCGGCAGCCGAGGCGGTGGTCAGGGAAGACGCCCCGGTCACCATCTGCCGGGCGGGAGGACCGGAGGTGGCCGCGGAGGTGGGAAGGATCATGGGCGTCGAGGTGGGCTCCATGGTTCCCCTGGTCGCCCACATCCACTGCCGCGGCGGAGCCAGCCTATCTCCCATCCGCGCCGTGTACCAGGGCATCAACTCCTGCCGCGCGGCGGAGACGGCGGGGGGTGGGGGCAAGGCCTGCCCCTACGGATGCCTCTGCCTGGAGGACTGCGCCAAGGTCTGTCCCGTCAACGCCATCACCTTCGACGAGGACTGCATCAGGCGCGTGAATGTGAGGAAGTGCACCGGCTGCGGGCTGTGCGCCGACGTATGTCCGCGCGACCTCATCGAGATGGTGCCCGCTTCCGCCACCGTGTTCGTGCGCTGCAAGTGCCAGTACACGGGGAAAAAGGCCCTGGGGGTGTGCAAGGTCGCCTGCATCGGGTGCAGAAAATGCGAGAAGGTCTGCCCCTCCGACGCCATACACGTGAACAACGGTTTCGCCGCTATCGACTACGAGAAGTGCACCGACTGCGGCGAATGCGCCCTGGTCTGTCCCACCGATTCCATCCAGGTATGGGTGGCCAGTGAGGACCATCCCGAGGGCGGGGAGTTCGTCGTCCCCGAGGGCAAGAAGAAAAAGGGCGCGCGGGAGGACGAGCCGGAGAAGGGTTAAGGGCAGGACAGGGACATCCGCGCGCCACTCCCGGCATCCAGGGGCGTAAGCCAGTAGCCTCTCCCGGGGCTTCTATAAGACCCCGGTCCGCCTGTCCCCCTGCGGCGGGCAACGATGTTTTCTCGCCTTTTCCTTGAGCTCCGTGCCCCGTCGCGGCCTGCATGGCGGCGGCGAGAGCGGTCGTCGCGGCCTTCGGGCGCTCCTCGCCTCCGTCCCCTTCCCTGCGGGGAGAATCAAAGGCCACGCAACGCTTGATGCCGGCGAGCGCGGGAGCCGGCGGCGATGCCCCCTCGGCAGAAAGCGGCGGATCGCGCCATCGCCTGCGGCCATCTCCCTGTGCAGCGGAGCGGGATGCGCGCCGGGTCCCGGACCGGCACGGCGCCAGTCGGCCGGGGAAGCGGAGTCATCGATCCGTCAGTCTCCCCGCAGCCAGCGCAGGGTGGGCACGAGGAAGGGGTGCTCCTCCTCGAGGCGGGCGAACTCGGGGCCGCGGAGGGCGCCCCCCTCGCGCGCCCATGGGAGGGTGTTGTCGTAGGCCACCTCCACGCGCACCGCCTCCGCGAGGCGCGAGCTCTCCACGAGCGCGCCGCAGAGCCTCTCCAGGAAGGCGGCGAAAAGCGCCTCGGCAGCCTCCTCCTCCTGCAGCAGGTCGCAGGGCAGATAGAGGCCCAGATGGCGAGGGGCGCGCAACACCGCGATGACCGGATCGTAGACCACGGCGAAGAGGCGCCGGCGGAACCGCGTGCGGTGGTACCCTCCGTGGGGGAGCACGCAGTCGGCCCTCGGCTCCTCCTCCCTCTCGCAGGGCGGGAACACCTCCTCCACAGCCTCACGCACCGCCGCCTCCAGCCCCTCCACCATCTCCATCCAGCCCCTCTCCCCCGAGAGGGAGAGCTCGGCGAAGAGGGAGCCGCGCAGGGAAATGTCGCCGCCGACGGGCTCCGCCTCCGCGAGCTCCAGAAATGAGGCCATGCCCCGCACGGCATAGGCATCGTAGGAGCGGTCCCCCAGTCCCGCCAGGCGGTGGGCGGCCTCGCGCCCCACCTGCAGGATGCGGCCCCGGAAGCGCACACCACCCGCGGGCAGCTTTGCGCCGGCTGGCACGAGAACCGGGATGCGCTGGTAATCTCTGGTAAGCACCTCCCGCACGTGGGCGGGGAAATCCGGCCG from Actinomycetota bacterium includes:
- the rsxC gene encoding electron transport complex subunit RsxC is translated as MGRTSGLLYRIRGGVHPPSSKDLTAEKQIRRIEAPATVTIPMRQHIGAPCTPRVKKGDEVLVGTVIGDSEAFVSAPIHSSVSGKVVQVAPQPHPAGGEVLAAIIENDGEYRRDPSLAPPSPWEDMQPEEIRKEVRSAGMVGLGGAAFPTHVKLSPPREYPIDTVILNGAECEPFLTSDYRLLLEEPDAVLEGMRIIMRAVGARRGIVAVEDNKPKAIKAMETCVRGSGIEVASLRTRYPQGAEKVLIANLLHREVPSGGLPMHVGVVVNNVGTAYAIARRFSEGMPLVERVVTVTGSVVREPSNLMVPLGTGFSHAVEACGGFTEPPAKVIMGGPMMGLAQYTLEVPVVKGTSGILALSWKEARYSEPAEPVCIRCGRCVDVCPMGLIPTYLGTYAHNEKWDLLQRLHIEDCIECGCCTYTCPTKNPLVQLIKTGKAELARRRQHAERRESENRAAAEKSEGAGKDG
- a CDS encoding RnfABCDGE type electron transport complex subunit D, with product MDEGKLIISTSPHVRDPINTRRIMCHVIAALAPVTVYALVIHGLSALWVLLASIAGAMLGDFSMQKGRRLPVTLDDCSALLTGLLLALTMPPKLPWWVAGVAGLAATVLGKQMFGGLGHNIFNPALVGRAVAFVSWPGYFAAGYAKSAAIGIANTAAHKTIQAAVDVASGASPLAAMKIVYDPSTSPIGPGGVPRGIVASTYYKPLLLANPWGCIGEVSALLLILGGIYLVATRVIGWRITVFYVGTVAALTAITGRDPLFYILAGGLLIGAVFMATDYTTSPLARRGKIVYGIGLGVVTWLLRFWSNNPEGVMFAILFMNALVPLIDRYIMPRRYGRVKEAEEAVRT
- a CDS encoding FMN-binding protein encodes the protein MTRTILNLGLRLLVVCLVAAVGLGLTYTLVKNRIEEQDRKRRAEAAEAVLSAIEARPQEDLELTASLQERFADLIGVFEGLDASGDVIGYAFVLKSKGYNFITMAVGVDAEGKVTGIDIVTNEETPGLGAVAAEKPEFLGQFKGKGPEKLTLKVDVDAVSSATYTSRGITNGVNMALEVWKHLSNKGD
- the rsxE gene encoding electron transport complex subunit RsxE, coding for MEKERTLWGEFIKGFITTNPLLVLMVGLCSSLAISTRVESCIFMGMAVIFVLTCSNIIISLIRNLIPDQIRIPIFIVVIASFVTIVDLTLKTIPAVYERLGVWIPLIVVNCIILARAEGYASSAKVSHAMMDGLGIGLGYTCVLLIMSVVRELFGTGKIVMFEHTIISLGTNKMPAILILFPGAFITFALLSALLQWYQQRRKPEIEGG
- a CDS encoding electron transport complex subunit RsxA, whose translation is MHEAWRFFLLFFGAAIVANILLIRFIALCPFFGVSNSLETSLGMSISVIFVMVMATSVSWLAWNYVLDPLEVGQFLYIPTFILVIASLVQFVEMVIKKTSPPLYRAMGIYLPLITTNCAVLAAATESVKPGFFTKLNIAYSYGFVEAVIYTLGVAVGFSVVLVIFAAMRERIDLAPVPKFFRGVPIAFIAAALFSLAFMGFAGMFGL
- a CDS encoding 4Fe-4S binding protein — encoded protein: MDWSLIWKAAIALSGFGALLGAVLAVASKRFHVEIDPRVQEVLDAMPGSNCGACGLPGCEAAAEAVVREDAPVTICRAGGPEVAAEVGRIMGVEVGSMVPLVAHIHCRGGASLSPIRAVYQGINSCRAAETAGGGGKACPYGCLCLEDCAKVCPVNAITFDEDCIRRVNVRKCTGCGLCADVCPRDLIEMVPASATVFVRCKCQYTGKKALGVCKVACIGCRKCEKVCPSDAIHVNNGFAAIDYEKCTDCGECALVCPTDSIQVWVASEDHPEGGEFVVPEGKKKKGAREDEPEKG